From Streptomyces sp. 6-11-2, one genomic window encodes:
- a CDS encoding 4-hydroxy-3-methylbut-2-enyl diphosphate reductase, with the protein MTASSGRRVLLAAPRGYCAGVDRAVIAVEKALEQYGAPIYVRHEIVHNKYVVQTLEKKGAVFVERTEEVPPGNIVMFSAHGVAPTVHEEAERGHLATIDATCPLVTKVHKEAVRFANDDYDILLIGHEGHEEVIGTTGEAPDHIQLVDGPEDVANVEVRDPSRVVWLSQTTLSVDETMETVDALKDKFPQLLSPPSDDICYATQNRQLAVKQMGAEADLVIVVGSRNSSNSKRLVEVAKLAGADQAYLVDFADEIDESWLEGVTTVGLTSGASVPEVLVEQVLELLSRRGFEDVEIVKAAEESITFSLPKELRRDLREEAAALVAERGGSGTTQR; encoded by the coding sequence ATGACTGCTTCGTCTGGCCGCCGTGTCCTGCTCGCCGCCCCCCGTGGCTACTGCGCGGGTGTGGACCGCGCCGTGATCGCCGTCGAGAAAGCCCTGGAGCAGTACGGGGCTCCGATCTATGTCCGGCACGAGATCGTCCACAACAAGTACGTCGTGCAGACCCTGGAGAAGAAGGGCGCCGTCTTCGTCGAGCGCACGGAGGAGGTGCCGCCGGGGAACATCGTGATGTTCTCGGCGCACGGCGTGGCCCCCACCGTCCACGAGGAGGCCGAGCGGGGCCACCTGGCCACCATCGACGCCACCTGCCCCCTGGTGACCAAGGTCCACAAGGAGGCCGTCCGGTTCGCCAACGACGACTACGACATCCTCCTGATCGGGCACGAGGGCCACGAGGAGGTCATCGGCACCACCGGCGAGGCCCCCGACCACATCCAGCTCGTCGACGGTCCCGAGGACGTCGCGAACGTCGAGGTCCGCGACCCCTCCCGGGTCGTGTGGCTGTCGCAGACCACGCTGTCCGTCGACGAGACCATGGAGACGGTCGACGCGCTCAAGGACAAGTTCCCGCAGCTGCTCTCCCCGCCCAGCGACGACATCTGCTACGCCACGCAGAACCGCCAGCTCGCCGTGAAGCAGATGGGCGCCGAGGCCGACCTGGTGATCGTCGTCGGCTCCCGCAACTCCTCCAACTCCAAGCGGCTGGTGGAGGTCGCCAAGCTCGCGGGCGCGGACCAGGCCTACCTCGTGGACTTCGCCGACGAGATCGACGAGAGCTGGCTGGAGGGCGTCACCACGGTCGGCCTGACCTCGGGCGCCTCCGTGCCGGAGGTCCTGGTCGAGCAGGTGCTCGAATTGCTGTCGCGGCGCGGCTTCGAGGACGTGGAGATCGTCAAGGCGGCCGAGGAGTCCATCACCTTCTCCCTGCCCAAGGAGCTCCGCCGGGACCTGCGCGAGGAGGCGGCCGCGCTGGTCGCCGAGCGCGGAGGGTCCGGTACGACGCAGCGGTGA
- the ychF gene encoding redox-regulated ATPase YchF has protein sequence MSLTIGIVGLPNVGKSTLFNALTKNDVLAANYPFATIEPNVGVVGVPDGRLAQLASIFKSERILPATVDFVDIAGIVRGASEGEGLGNKFLANIRESDAICQVIRAFKDENVVHVDGKVSPKDDIETINTELILADLQTIEKVLPRLQKESRIKKDVGPKVKAVEEAKDILEKGDTLFAHGIVQGSERAELLHDLHLLTTKPFLYVFNVDEDELVDEDFKNEQRALVAPAEAIFLNAKLEADLAELDEDEALELLQSVGQDEPGLATLAHVGFRTLGLQTYLTAGPKESRAWTIKKGATAPEAAGVIHTDFQKGFIKAEVISFEDLLESGSVAEARAKGKARMEGKDYVMRDGDVVEFRFNV, from the coding sequence GTGTCGCTCACGATCGGAATCGTCGGTCTGCCGAACGTCGGCAAGTCGACCCTGTTCAACGCCCTGACCAAGAACGACGTGCTCGCGGCCAACTACCCGTTCGCCACGATCGAGCCGAACGTCGGTGTCGTCGGCGTGCCGGACGGTCGTCTCGCCCAGCTCGCCTCGATCTTCAAGTCGGAGCGGATCCTCCCGGCGACCGTCGACTTCGTCGACATCGCCGGCATCGTGCGCGGCGCCAGCGAGGGCGAGGGCCTGGGCAACAAGTTCCTCGCGAACATCCGCGAGTCGGACGCGATCTGCCAGGTCATCCGTGCCTTCAAGGACGAGAACGTCGTCCACGTCGACGGCAAGGTCTCGCCCAAGGACGACATTGAGACGATCAACACCGAGCTGATCCTCGCCGACCTCCAGACCATCGAGAAGGTTCTGCCCCGGCTCCAGAAGGAGTCGCGGATCAAGAAGGACGTCGGCCCCAAGGTCAAGGCCGTCGAGGAGGCCAAGGACATCCTGGAGAAGGGCGACACGCTCTTCGCACACGGCATCGTCCAGGGCAGCGAGCGCGCCGAGCTCCTGCACGACCTGCACCTGCTCACCACCAAGCCCTTCCTGTACGTCTTCAACGTCGACGAGGACGAACTGGTCGACGAGGACTTCAAGAACGAGCAGCGCGCCCTGGTCGCCCCAGCCGAGGCGATCTTCCTCAACGCCAAGCTGGAGGCGGACCTCGCCGAGCTGGACGAGGACGAGGCCCTGGAGCTCCTCCAGTCCGTCGGCCAGGACGAGCCCGGCCTCGCCACCCTCGCCCACGTCGGCTTCCGCACCCTCGGCCTCCAGACCTACCTGACGGCCGGCCCCAAGGAGTCCCGCGCCTGGACCATCAAGAAGGGCGCCACCGCCCCCGAGGCCGCCGGTGTCATCCACACCGACTTCCAGAAGGGCTTCATCAAGGCCGAGGTCATCTCCTTCGAGGACCTCCTGGAGTCCGGCTCGGTCGCCGAGGCCCGCGCCAAGGGCAAGGCCCGCATGGAGGGCAAGGACTACGTCATGCGCGACGGGGACGTGGTGGAGTTCCGCTTCAACGTCTGA
- a CDS encoding carboxylesterase/lipase family protein, with protein MTPRTTVRTTEQGAVRGGVSASAGGGVASFLGIPYAAPPFGPRRFLAPCPPEPWRGVRDATAYGPTVPHAPYAPPFDTLIPEDVIPGEDCLNLNIWTPAPEPGAGLPVMVWLHGGAFSNGSGSASAYDGSAFARGGVVCVTLNYRLGSDGFLHLPGVPDNRGLLDQVAALRWIRANIASFGGDPDRVTVFGESAGAMSIGALLATGLARGLFRRAILQSGACHHYLRPSSAALIASRLAAKLGIDPTVESFAAVPLTDLLPAQAELRAEVSARPDPALWGEAVLNLMPFEPVTAGLSLPGPDCGVDLLIGSNREEYRLFLAPTGLLDAIPDSGLRATTTAYGLDPDEALPVYRATRPAATPGELLSAVATDWFYRIPAIRLAESVPGSHVYEFAWRSPQFEGRLGACHALELPFVFNRLHDPSYTPLLGPHPPQPLADAMHTAWLSFAKTGNPGWPAYDTTTRTTMVFTEAPTPENDPRNQERLLWKGVR; from the coding sequence ATGACACCACGCACCACGGTACGCACGACCGAACAGGGCGCCGTTCGCGGCGGTGTTTCCGCTTCCGCGGGCGGCGGCGTGGCGTCCTTCCTGGGCATCCCGTACGCCGCCCCGCCGTTCGGCCCCCGCCGCTTCCTGGCGCCGTGCCCGCCCGAGCCGTGGCGGGGGGTGCGCGACGCCACGGCCTACGGCCCGACCGTGCCGCACGCGCCCTACGCGCCGCCCTTCGACACCCTCATCCCGGAGGACGTCATCCCCGGCGAGGACTGCCTGAACCTCAACATCTGGACACCCGCCCCGGAGCCGGGGGCCGGCCTGCCGGTGATGGTGTGGCTGCACGGCGGGGCGTTCTCCAACGGCTCGGGCTCCGCGTCGGCGTACGACGGCAGCGCCTTCGCCCGCGGCGGAGTCGTCTGCGTCACTCTCAACTACCGCCTGGGCTCGGACGGTTTCCTCCATCTGCCGGGCGTCCCGGACAACCGCGGACTGCTGGACCAGGTGGCCGCGCTGCGCTGGATCCGCGCCAACATCGCCTCCTTCGGCGGCGACCCCGACCGGGTGACGGTCTTCGGCGAGTCGGCGGGCGCGATGAGCATCGGGGCTCTGCTGGCCACCGGTCTGGCACGCGGACTGTTCCGCCGGGCCATCCTCCAGAGCGGCGCCTGCCACCACTACCTGCGCCCGTCCTCGGCGGCCCTGATCGCCTCCCGCCTGGCCGCGAAGCTCGGCATCGACCCGACCGTGGAGTCCTTCGCCGCGGTCCCCCTGACCGACCTCCTCCCCGCCCAGGCAGAACTCCGCGCGGAGGTGAGCGCCCGCCCGGACCCGGCGCTGTGGGGCGAGGCGGTCCTCAACCTGATGCCGTTCGAACCGGTCACGGCCGGCCTGTCCCTCCCCGGCCCCGACTGCGGCGTCGACCTCCTGATCGGCAGCAACCGCGAGGAGTACCGCCTGTTCCTGGCCCCCACGGGACTCCTGGACGCGATCCCCGACTCCGGCCTCCGCGCCACAACGACGGCATACGGCCTGGACCCGGACGAAGCCCTCCCCGTCTACCGGGCGACCCGCCCCGCCGCCACCCCGGGCGAACTCCTCTCCGCGGTGGCGACGGACTGGTTCTACCGCATCCCCGCCATCCGCCTGGCCGAGTCCGTCCCGGGCTCCCACGTCTACGAATTCGCCTGGCGCTCCCCACAATTCGAAGGCCGCCTGGGCGCCTGCCACGCCCTGGAACTCCCCTTCGTCTTCAACCGCCTCCACGACCCGTCGTACACCCCCCTACTGGGCCCCCACCCACCCCAGCCCCTCGCGGACGCGATGCACACGGCCTGGCTCTCCTTCGCGAAGACCGGCAACCCGGGCTGGCCCGCCTACGACACGACCACCCGCACGACGATGGTCTTCACCGAGGCCCCCACCCCGGAAAACGACCCACGCAACCAGGAACGCCTCCTGTGGAAAGGCGTGCGCTAG
- a CDS encoding alpha/beta fold hydrolase codes for MTSSIRTRRVATDRLTVQIAELRDEGEPVVFVHGNVSSSAFWHTTLPLLPDRYRPIALDLRGFGGTDPLPIDATRGLRDHADDLAALLTALGIGRAHLVGWSMGGGVIMQYLSDRPAAVRSLTLVNPVSPYGFGGTHGVDGTLNSEDGAGSGGGTANPEFVSLLAKGERGEDSPVAPRSVLANCYVKPPWRPEGEHEDAYVDSMLTTRTGDDHYPGDSVASTAWPGVAPGTRGVLNCLSPVHFRLDELHLIDPKPPVLWIRGEDDVIVSDTSVFDLAHLGAIGAVPGWDGTPAQPMVAQTRHVLDRYAAHGGTVREVAVPDAGHAVHLERPEEFGAALLGILTA; via the coding sequence ATGACCAGCAGCATCCGCACCCGCCGGGTAGCCACCGACCGTCTCACCGTGCAGATCGCCGAACTCCGGGACGAGGGCGAACCGGTCGTCTTCGTCCACGGCAACGTCTCCTCCTCCGCCTTCTGGCACACCACCCTGCCCCTGCTGCCGGACCGCTACCGCCCCATCGCGCTGGACCTGCGCGGCTTCGGCGGCACCGATCCGCTGCCCATCGACGCCACGCGCGGCCTGCGCGACCACGCCGACGACCTCGCCGCGCTGCTGACGGCCCTCGGGATCGGCCGGGCACACCTGGTGGGCTGGTCCATGGGCGGCGGCGTGATCATGCAGTACCTGAGCGACCGTCCGGCCGCGGTGCGCTCCCTGACCCTGGTCAACCCGGTCTCCCCGTACGGCTTCGGCGGCACGCACGGCGTGGACGGGACCCTCAACTCCGAGGACGGGGCGGGCTCGGGCGGCGGCACGGCCAACCCGGAGTTCGTCTCGCTGCTGGCCAAGGGCGAGCGCGGCGAGGACTCCCCCGTCGCACCCCGCTCCGTCCTCGCGAACTGCTACGTCAAGCCGCCGTGGCGCCCCGAGGGCGAGCACGAGGACGCGTACGTCGACTCCATGCTCACCACGCGCACCGGCGACGACCACTATCCGGGCGACAGCGTGGCGTCCACGGCCTGGCCGGGCGTGGCCCCCGGCACCCGGGGGGTGCTCAACTGCCTTTCCCCTGTCCATTTCCGCCTCGACGAGCTGCACCTGATCGATCCCAAGCCGCCGGTGCTGTGGATCCGCGGCGAGGACGACGTGATCGTCTCGGACACCTCGGTGTTCGACCTGGCGCACCTGGGCGCGATCGGCGCGGTGCCCGGCTGGGACGGCACCCCCGCCCAGCCGATGGTGGCGCAGACCCGTCACGTCCTGGACCGGTACGCGGCGCACGGCGGCACGGTCCGCGAGGTCGCCGTCCCCGACGCCGGGCACGCGGTGCATCTGGAACGCCCGGAGGAGTTCGGCGCGGCCCTGCTGGGGATCCTCACGGCATGA
- a CDS encoding exodeoxyribonuclease VII small subunit, translating into MTGKADEALGYEQARDELIEVVRRLEAGGTSLEESLALWERGEELAKVCRRWLEGARARLDAALAEETEGEGAEGSE; encoded by the coding sequence ATGACTGGTAAGGCGGATGAGGCACTCGGCTACGAGCAGGCACGGGACGAGCTGATCGAGGTCGTCCGGCGCCTGGAGGCGGGCGGCACGAGCCTGGAGGAGTCCCTCGCGCTGTGGGAGCGCGGCGAGGAGCTGGCCAAGGTGTGCCGCCGCTGGCTGGAGGGCGCCCGCGCCCGCCTGGACGCAGCCCTCGCGGAGGAGACGGAAGGGGAGGGGGCGGAGGGCTCGGAGTAG
- a CDS encoding DUF4245 domain-containing protein produces the protein MAGSNGKQKTVRDMILSLGLIGIAAAVIYLFVPHDSKAPDIKRVDYSIELTTARRAASYPVAAPEGLPDTWKATSVRFRAHEKDHWHLGFQDPDGQYVAVEQSAQKRKDFIDAASLGGRATKVTEEIDGRTWTRYTGGRYDALVLEDGEGATTVVAGTASFDQLTTMARALKTS, from the coding sequence GTGGCAGGTTCGAACGGCAAGCAGAAGACGGTCCGGGACATGATTCTCTCCCTGGGCCTGATCGGGATCGCGGCGGCGGTCATCTACCTCTTCGTCCCGCACGACAGCAAGGCGCCCGACATCAAGCGGGTCGACTACAGCATCGAGTTGACCACCGCACGCCGGGCGGCGTCGTACCCGGTGGCCGCGCCCGAGGGACTGCCCGACACCTGGAAGGCCACCTCGGTCCGCTTCCGGGCCCACGAGAAGGACCACTGGCACCTGGGCTTCCAGGATCCCGACGGTCAGTACGTGGCGGTCGAGCAGTCCGCGCAGAAGCGCAAGGACTTCATCGACGCGGCCAGCCTCGGCGGGCGGGCCACGAAGGTCACCGAGGAGATCGACGGCCGCACGTGGACGCGCTACACCGGCGGCCGCTACGACGCGCTCGTGCTGGAGGACGGCGAGGGGGCCACGACCGTGGTGGCGGGCACGGCGTCCTTCGACCAGCTGACGACGATGGCGCGAGCACTGAAGACGTCCTGA
- the xseA gene encoding exodeoxyribonuclease VII large subunit — translation MALSTSPETPLPVGEVSRLIGGWIERLGAVWVEGQITQLSRRPGAGVVFLTLRDPSYDISVSVTCYRQVFDTIADVVGEGARVVVHAKPEWYAPRGQLSLRAAEIRPVGVGELLARLEQLKKTLAAEGLFAAERKKPLPFLPQLVGLVCGRASAAERDVLENARHRWPAVRFEVRNVAVQGVHAVPQVVQAVKELDATDDVDVIIVARGGGSVEDLLPFSDEQLVRAVASCRTPVVSAIGHEPDTPLLDYVADLRASTPTDAAKRVVPDVGEEYERVRQLRDRARRCVRSLVEREERGLAHALARPCMEDPHRMIDEREDHIASVLDRGRRTLRHLLDRADSELTHTHARVVALSPAATLRRGYAVLQKADGHVVRDPGEVTADEALRARVAEGEFTVRVDT, via the coding sequence ATGGCTCTCTCCACGTCTCCCGAAACTCCCCTGCCCGTCGGTGAGGTGTCGCGGCTGATCGGGGGGTGGATCGAGCGGCTCGGCGCGGTGTGGGTCGAGGGGCAGATCACGCAGTTGTCGCGGCGCCCGGGTGCGGGCGTGGTGTTCCTGACGCTGCGCGATCCGTCGTACGACATCTCCGTCAGCGTGACCTGCTACCGCCAGGTGTTCGACACGATCGCCGACGTGGTCGGCGAGGGCGCGCGGGTCGTGGTGCACGCCAAACCGGAGTGGTATGCGCCGCGCGGGCAGCTGTCGCTGCGGGCCGCCGAGATAAGGCCGGTGGGCGTCGGTGAGCTGCTGGCCCGGCTGGAGCAGCTGAAGAAGACACTCGCGGCGGAGGGGCTGTTCGCGGCCGAGCGGAAGAAGCCCCTGCCCTTCCTGCCCCAGCTCGTCGGACTGGTCTGCGGCCGGGCGTCCGCCGCGGAGCGGGACGTGCTGGAGAACGCCCGGCACCGCTGGCCCGCGGTCCGCTTCGAGGTGCGCAACGTCGCCGTGCAGGGCGTGCACGCCGTCCCGCAGGTCGTGCAGGCCGTGAAGGAGCTGGACGCGACCGACGACGTGGACGTGATCATCGTGGCGCGCGGCGGCGGCAGCGTGGAGGACCTGCTGCCGTTCTCCGACGAGCAGCTGGTGCGCGCGGTCGCCTCCTGCCGTACGCCCGTGGTGTCCGCGATCGGGCACGAACCGGACACCCCGCTGCTCGACTACGTCGCCGACCTGCGCGCCTCCACACCGACCGACGCCGCGAAGAGGGTCGTACCGGACGTCGGCGAGGAGTACGAGCGGGTACGGCAGCTGCGCGACCGGGCCCGCAGGTGCGTGCGGTCGCTCGTCGAGCGGGAGGAGCGGGGGCTCGCCCACGCGCTCGCCCGGCCCTGCATGGAGGACCCGCACCGCATGATCGACGAGCGCGAGGACCACATCGCGTCGGTCCTCGACCGCGGCCGGCGCACCCTGCGGCACCTGCTGGACCGCGCGGACTCCGAGCTGACGCACACGCACGCGCGCGTCGTGGCGCTCTCCCCCGCCGCGACCCTCCGGCGCGGGTACGCCGTGCTCCAGAAGGCGGACGGGCACGTGGTCCGCGACCCGGGAGAGGTGACGGCGGACGAGGCCCTCCGGGCCCGGGTCGCCGAGGGCGAGTTCACGGTTCGTGTCGACACATAG
- the ppgK gene encoding polyphosphate--glucose phosphotransferase, translated as MQIFGVDIGGSGIKGAPVDLDRGELTQERYKVLTPHPATPDTVADGVKEVVDHFGWTGPVGLTFPGVVTGGAMVRTAANVDKSWVDTDARALFGGRLGGLPVTVVNDADAAGVAEMHFGAGRDRKGTVVLLTFGTGIGSAVFVDGVLVPNTELGHLELNGHEAEKRASSKAKEDHELSWERWARRVRKYLAHVEMLFSPELFIVGGGVSRKSEKFLPLIEDIKAEIVPAQLQNNAGIVGAAMHAAEHG; from the coding sequence ATGCAGATCTTCGGCGTGGACATCGGCGGGTCCGGCATCAAAGGCGCCCCTGTGGACCTGGACAGGGGAGAGCTGACCCAGGAGCGGTACAAGGTGCTGACCCCGCACCCGGCGACCCCCGACACCGTCGCCGACGGGGTCAAAGAGGTGGTCGACCACTTCGGCTGGACCGGGCCGGTCGGGCTGACGTTCCCGGGCGTCGTCACCGGCGGCGCCATGGTCCGCACGGCGGCCAACGTCGACAAGAGCTGGGTCGACACCGACGCGCGCGCGTTGTTCGGCGGCCGGCTGGGCGGTCTGCCGGTGACGGTGGTCAACGACGCGGACGCGGCGGGCGTCGCCGAGATGCACTTCGGCGCCGGGCGCGACCGCAAGGGCACGGTGGTGCTGCTGACCTTCGGCACCGGCATCGGCAGCGCCGTCTTCGTCGACGGCGTCCTCGTCCCCAACACCGAACTCGGGCACCTGGAGCTGAACGGCCACGAGGCGGAGAAGCGGGCGTCCAGCAAGGCCAAGGAGGACCACGAACTCAGCTGGGAGCGCTGGGCGCGCCGGGTGCGGAAGTACCTCGCCCATGTCGAGATGCTCTTCAGCCCGGAGCTGTTCATCGTCGGCGGCGGCGTCAGCCGCAAGTCCGAGAAGTTCCTGCCCCTCATCGAGGACATCAAGGCGGAGATCGTTCCCGCCCAGTTGCAGAACAACGCGGGGATCGTCGGCGCGGCGATGCATGCGGCGGAGCACGGGTGA
- a CDS encoding DUF6542 domain-containing protein, whose product MGAGMFCGAVMFLLGALDLLLFDEAPTAYGVLFLPVCALTALWVRKGDLLTAPIVVPIGFAVGLLPVIDAEPGFLGKLMGLVAALATQAPWLYAGTLIAVVTALARRVALAARRRAVRKRLAG is encoded by the coding sequence CTGGGCGCCGGGATGTTCTGCGGGGCAGTCATGTTCCTGCTGGGCGCTCTCGACCTGCTGCTCTTCGACGAGGCGCCCACCGCGTACGGGGTGCTGTTCCTGCCGGTGTGCGCGCTGACCGCGCTGTGGGTGCGCAAGGGCGACCTGCTGACCGCGCCCATCGTGGTGCCGATCGGGTTCGCCGTGGGGCTGCTGCCCGTGATCGACGCGGAGCCGGGGTTCCTGGGCAAGCTGATGGGCCTGGTGGCCGCGCTCGCCACCCAGGCGCCCTGGCTGTACGCGGGGACGCTGATCGCCGTCGTGACGGCGCTGGCGCGGCGGGTGGCGCTGGCCGCGCGGCGGCGGGCGGTGCGCAAGCGCCTGGCGGGCTGA
- a CDS encoding triacylglycerol lipase, with the protein MRYRRSRTGRWRMVLALLMAVVAGPVAGAGTASAAEPPPSYLSLEASYGAGTVTNGWERVERYADTTPGFRTEGYPADGRGDQDGKRVTYFGGVSRPSSGRFLLYSAPGWDTGSRTTPVLLVHGANDTADRAWANPGEAGGYGCGALSCPSTGLMQYLSARGHRVFAVGFAHKQGDNLMQAQIVGDAIAVIKAKLGVAKVDLVGWSKGEMSTRAYVSSLKPSWGRAYAGDVRRLITVGGPNGGYDYPYAHGWAHDFSIWPECGGKVNAPSPHSRMTCYGLYTAHPEFSMTPSGGYDNYPGQRQMLARWDGKYGVDGAAQDWYTTYYGGQGFYTAGSGIQAAIDAGSLIKPLHDAGVPASVTTYLLAGGSPSVVGIFNENRGPSDGVVFIASALDTTGIPTVGGTATVAGANHLELGWNSSAAAQIATWLS; encoded by the coding sequence ATGCGGTACAGACGAAGCCGTACGGGCCGGTGGCGGATGGTGCTCGCCCTGCTGATGGCCGTGGTGGCCGGACCGGTGGCCGGCGCCGGCACCGCGTCGGCCGCCGAACCGCCGCCGTCCTACCTCAGCCTGGAGGCGAGCTACGGAGCCGGCACCGTCACCAACGGCTGGGAGCGCGTGGAGCGCTACGCCGACACCACCCCCGGATTCCGCACCGAGGGCTACCCGGCCGACGGCCGCGGTGACCAGGACGGAAAGCGCGTCACGTACTTCGGCGGGGTCTCCCGCCCGAGCTCCGGCCGCTTCCTGCTCTACTCGGCCCCCGGCTGGGACACCGGCAGCCGCACCACACCGGTCCTGCTCGTGCACGGCGCCAACGACACCGCGGACCGCGCCTGGGCCAACCCGGGCGAGGCGGGCGGCTACGGCTGCGGCGCCCTGTCCTGCCCGTCCACCGGTCTGATGCAGTACCTGTCCGCGCGCGGCCACCGCGTCTTCGCGGTCGGCTTCGCGCACAAGCAGGGCGACAACCTGATGCAGGCGCAGATCGTCGGCGACGCCATCGCCGTCATCAAGGCGAAGCTCGGCGTCGCCAAGGTCGACCTCGTCGGCTGGAGCAAGGGCGAGATGTCGACCCGTGCCTACGTGTCGTCGCTGAAGCCGAGCTGGGGGCGGGCGTACGCCGGCGACGTGCGCAGGCTGATCACCGTCGGCGGTCCGAACGGCGGCTACGACTACCCGTACGCGCACGGCTGGGCGCACGACTTCTCCATCTGGCCCGAGTGCGGCGGCAAGGTCAACGCGCCCTCCCCGCACTCGCGGATGACCTGCTACGGCCTGTACACCGCGCACCCCGAGTTCTCGATGACGCCGTCCGGCGGCTACGACAACTACCCGGGCCAGCGGCAGATGCTGGCCCGCTGGGACGGCAAGTACGGAGTCGACGGCGCCGCGCAGGACTGGTACACGACGTACTACGGCGGCCAGGGCTTCTACACCGCGGGCAGCGGCATCCAGGCCGCCATCGACGCCGGTTCGCTGATCAAGCCGCTGCACGACGCCGGCGTACCCGCCTCCGTCACCACCTACCTGCTGGCCGGCGGATCCCCCAGCGTCGTCGGCATCTTCAACGAGAACCGCGGGCCGAGCGACGGTGTCGTCTTCATCGCCAGCGCGCTCGACACCACCGGCATCCCCACGGTCGGCGGCACGGCCACCGTCGCCGGCGCCAACCACCTGGAGCTGGGCTGGAACAGCTCGGCCGCCGCCCAGATCGCCACGTGGCTCTCGTAA
- the glpX gene encoding class II fructose-bisphosphatase — protein MTEHHHLPSELEVPSEAPDRNIALELVRVTEAAAMAAGRWVGRGDKNGADGAAVRAMRSLVSTVSMNGVVVIGEGEKDEAPMLFNGEHVGDGTGPEVDIAVDPIDGTTLTAKGMPNAIAVLAAAERGAMFDPSAVFYMDKLVTGPDAADFVDIDAPVSVNIKRVAKAKRSTPEDVTVVILDRPRHESMIREIRETGARIKLISDGDVAGSILALRDGTGIDLLLGIGGTPEGIISACAVKCLGGTIQGKLWPKDDEERQRALDAGHDLDRVLTTDDLVSGENVFFVATGITDGELLRGVRYRAETATTDSIVMRSKSGTVRRIDSEHRLSKLRAYSAIDFDRAK, from the coding sequence ATGACCGAGCATCATCATCTTCCCTCCGAGCTCGAGGTGCCCTCCGAGGCGCCCGACCGCAACATCGCCCTGGAACTCGTCCGGGTGACCGAGGCAGCGGCGATGGCCGCGGGCCGCTGGGTCGGGCGCGGTGACAAGAACGGCGCCGACGGCGCCGCCGTGCGCGCCATGCGTTCCCTCGTCTCCACCGTCTCGATGAACGGCGTCGTCGTCATCGGCGAGGGGGAGAAGGACGAGGCCCCGATGCTCTTCAACGGCGAGCACGTCGGTGATGGCACCGGGCCGGAGGTCGACATCGCCGTCGACCCGATCGACGGCACCACCCTGACCGCCAAGGGCATGCCGAACGCGATCGCGGTCCTCGCCGCCGCCGAGCGCGGCGCGATGTTCGACCCGTCCGCCGTGTTCTACATGGACAAGCTGGTCACCGGGCCGGACGCGGCCGACTTCGTCGACATCGACGCGCCGGTGTCCGTGAACATCAAGCGCGTGGCCAAGGCCAAGCGGTCCACTCCGGAGGACGTCACGGTCGTCATCCTGGACCGGCCGCGGCACGAGAGCATGATCAGGGAGATCCGGGAGACGGGCGCCCGCATCAAGCTGATCTCCGACGGCGACGTGGCCGGCTCGATCCTGGCGCTGCGCGACGGCACCGGCATCGACCTGCTGCTCGGCATCGGCGGCACGCCCGAGGGCATCATCTCGGCCTGCGCCGTGAAGTGCCTCGGCGGCACGATCCAGGGCAAGCTGTGGCCGAAGGACGACGAGGAGCGGCAGCGGGCGCTCGACGCCGGGCACGACCTGGACCGCGTGCTGACCACGGACGACCTGGTCTCCGGCGAGAACGTCTTCTTCGTCGCCACCGGCATCACCGACGGCGAGCTGTTGCGCGGAGTGCGCTACCGCGCCGAGACGGCGACGACCGACTCGATCGTGATGCGGTCCAAGTCCGGCACGGTCCGCCGGATCGACTCCGAGCACCGGCTGAGCAAGCTGCGGGCGTACAGCGCGATCGACTTCGACCGGGCGAAGTAG
- a CDS encoding HIT family protein produces MTGNWRKDRIGSALRAENPAVLRRLEAGFAVIGDVQFLPGYSVLLVDDPAVERLSELPKSRRMAFLSDMDKLGEAVERACRRLDPAFRRVNLEILGNTDPFLHAHVWPRFDWEPADLVGRPVWLYPRRHWHDEQYALGPRHDTLREAITAELDRLA; encoded by the coding sequence GTGACCGGCAACTGGCGGAAGGACCGCATCGGCAGCGCGCTTCGGGCCGAGAACCCCGCCGTGCTCCGCAGGCTGGAAGCGGGCTTCGCGGTGATCGGAGACGTTCAGTTCCTGCCGGGGTACTCGGTGCTTCTCGTGGACGATCCCGCGGTGGAACGGCTGTCGGAGCTGCCGAAGAGCAGGCGGATGGCGTTCCTGTCCGACATGGACAAGCTGGGAGAAGCCGTCGAACGCGCCTGCAGGCGGCTGGACCCGGCTTTCCGACGGGTCAACCTGGAGATCCTGGGGAACACCGATCCGTTCCTGCACGCGCATGTGTGGCCACGCTTCGACTGGGAGCCGGCCGATCTCGTGGGCCGGCCGGTGTGGCTGTATCCGCGCCGACACTGGCACGACGAGCAGTACGCGCTCGGCCCCCGGCACGACACGCTGCGCGAGGCAATCACAGCCGAACTGGACCGCCTCGCGTAA